One Penaeus monodon isolate SGIC_2016 chromosome 42, NSTDA_Pmon_1, whole genome shotgun sequence genomic window, GCCAAAAACCCAAGGAGTCCTCAGCCCTGGCCAGTCAAGAGCCAAGGATACAAAAGATAGGAAATGGGGCTATACGACCTTAAGTAAAAGTTATGCAATATTCTTGATCACATCATcacttatataacttttataattattgcttttgttatggcCCCTATTATTCAcaacattcttattttattattgtttctattatcacattcctgttataattattgccgttattactgcttttattcttatcactactgttattaccattgctatgattagtaacattatcattattaatattatcattaatattcttaccattatcattgtaatcataattataatgattatagttgttattagtggtattattattattatcattatcattattatcatcattattgttcttgttgatgttattaccatcattattaatagttactgttaatgccattattattgatattgttgagattggtgttattattaccttaattactatcgctgttattattattgttgctattattattataacacctgtaattattgttatcatcatcatcaataccattattataatcgttattttcattatcataaccattatcattttattgttgttattgatattactacatttgtcttttttatgacaattattgtattatagtgtggcatttactgatatcagtatattcatatatagaacagAAGATAACTAATGTGTCAGCTAATATTAACAGTTTCTCTTTACAAGATTGTGATTTGCATtagttttttactttacttttcaaTAAAGTATAACTATTAGCTGGGTAATCTTATAGGAATTTCAGATACAGAAATTGCtgacatttttatctttattgaacACACCGATGCTCCATATCGGCTAAATCGTTCAGTCCTTCCCATGCTTAGTAGTATCGGGTTTGATAAAGAGAAACAGGTCTGTAGTGCACGGGAGTGTATGGAGTGGATGGGTGTGCAGACCTCCTGTAGATATGATGGCCGTAGGACACAACTGGACCATACACAGGTGTAGAATAATAACCAGTGGAAGCCTCAGCTTCAGGGTCCGCGaacctcttgtagagcccatggtTGGAGTGGCCTCCGTAAGTAATGGGAGTGTGGCTGTAGATTCCATGAGAGATTCCATGAGAAGCATCagcttcagcagacctcttgtggtaccCGTGAACGCTGTAAGGAGCGTAGACGGGTGCAACTGGGGTGTAAGTTGTGGAAGAGTAAGCAACAGAAGgctcagcatcagcttcaggatcGGCAGACCTCTTATGGTAGCTACGAACGGAGTGTGTATAGCCCACAGGAACGCTGAAATGCCTTACATGACCATGGCGATAAGAGGGCTCTGCATATCTCTTGTAGATTTGGTGGGTATTGTATACTGTGTAAGATGGGATTGTGTATCTAGAACGATAGCCATAgctgggctccgcctctcgcttctcaactTCGGAAGCGCAAACGGTAGCCGCCAAGAGCACAAACGCCTGAAAGTCAtaatttagttcggttagatatttaaaatgaggaaaatatatctataatgtaatacatatatatacatgtacatgtatacatatgtgtgtatggacatacatatatatatactcaactgTCAAGTTAAAACAAATCCTTTTAATTCGTAATGTGTGAACAGGAGTGTTTGAagcgttttaaaaatttaaagattgctAAATTAAGATTAAAATATTGAAGGATCGCTAAATCTACTTGCCAAATACTTCATCTTGGGTTAAGCGACTTTGCTGTGGCCacaacagaggtgtgtgtgtgtcagttactGTTTGCGCACCAGTTTATATACTTGTCTATGACCTTGATGTGCATAGAGCACACGTATCAGAGCATGAGAAACTAAGGTGACGGTTATTTATCATAAGCGAAAAAGATTGCTAACGAGTAAATGGCGACGAGGCTGAATGTATTCACCTTTCGGATTTTTTCtcatgtcttcttttcttttacacatttcttcattcctTATTGATCTATAACCTGTGTTCCGATattgtaaatatgtgtgcatatatgtatgtatatatatatatatatatatatatatatatatatatatatatatatatatatatatattatatacgttcacatatatacatgtacatatgaatatgaatatatgtactgtatatgtatttgtgtgtgtgtgtggtgtggatatgtacatacatataatatatatgtatatatagagagcgatcgaaatagatacatatacaatatatgcgtgtgagtttctgcttgtgtgtgtatgtgtgtgcactgatACCCATGATGATACTAAACATATGACCTGTGGGTCTGTTTGGAATCTTTTCATTCACAGAATATTTCGTGAACTTCCAGTATAATCGATCAATTATTCGGATATGAAAAAGCCATtctgtattgtgtgtataatGCGATGCTTAAAGAATATTGTTAGATGATATCATTAGTCTCACTAACCGTATCATTATAGCAACTGTAGAGTTTATTCATATTTAGATTCATCGCAATAAATATCCTTACAGAGAATCAAAGTACACATAACCAGGTAGCTTCACTTTAATATAGTGTACTGAACCCAAAAAGTAAATTGACTTTTTCCAAAGAGTAATCTGACAGCTGTTAAAGGTAAGGAACGCTTAATTATCATAACTAAGagaggggaattttggttttacttctggtaagtaGAGCAATACCAAGTAAATtagacaaataattatgtatctagctatatctgatatctcacggtgCAATCTTATTGGCTAAACGTGCTGACATCATTTAGTTCCGCAGCATTTTTTGAGCCCAATAATTTGTGCGATATTATATGGCAAGATTATTttagtgcattttctttgaaaatggtccAGTAATAGCTATTATGAAAACTCCGAAaacgaaatcaaataaaaaatagaaaaatatcttgCCAAGAACATTGCTTAATGAACTTTAaccattataaattttatgaaattcactgttgttactttcatcatttttattatcatctggttatttattatcaatattaacctcATTACTACTCTTAGTATTACTGTCCGTTGCTAatttcatcagcattattaccATAAGTTTCGAGAGCAACGTTATATCAGAGTGAGCTAAATCTCATAGAACAGGAGCCAGGCAGAGTGCTATCCATGGATGATCATATTACAATCATGATgagtattatttttccattaattcTAGCTATTAGTTAACTATctttaatgggaaataaaaatttacaaattgtatcattccattttattattGAACACACACTAAAACTCCATATCGGCTAATATCTCTCGTTTTAGTAGTATGAGATGGTAAGTGAGCAGGTCGTAGTACAATGAGCGTATGGGGTGATGGTTGTGCCTCAGCTTCAGCAGATCTCTTGTAGATATGACTGTAAGGCACAACGGGACCATAGATAGGTGTAGAATAATAACCAGTTGAAGCCTCTGCCTCAGCTTCAAAGGGGCCGCAGACCTCTTGTAGAGGCCATGGTTGGAGTGATCTCCGTAAATAATGGGAGTATGTCTGTAGATTCCATGAGAGGTTCCATGAGAAGCATCagcttcagcagacctcttgCGGGTACCCGTGAATGCTGTAAGGAGCGTAGACGGCGCAGTTGGTGTGTAGATGCGGAAGAGTAAATAACAGAAGACTCAGCATCAGCTTCAGGTCGGAGACCTCTTGATGGTACTACGAACAGGAACGCTGAATGCTTACATGACCGTGACGATAAGAGGGCTCAGCGTCCGCTTCAGGCTCGGGCAGATCTCTTGTAGATTCGATGGTTCCTGTATCCTGTGGAGATTGGGATTACGTATGCACGACGATAGCCATAGCTGGGCTCCGCTCTCGCTTCTCACTTCGGAAGCGCAAACGGCAGCTGCAGGAGCACAAAGCCTGAAAATCATTTATtctgttacatatataataataataataataataataataatgtcgaatgtatttaaaattgtataaggtaatggttaaaaataaataaatgtgctagacatcaaatttAAGATTGAAAGAAACTATTTTGTGATGTGTGGAGACAAATACGCTTAAATTGCCAAGGTAAAATTGAAAGATTGCAAAATCTACTTACCAAATACTTCATCTTTGACTAAGCAACTTTGTTGTGCTACAAcagaagtctgtgtgtgtgagaattaCTACTTGCGCACCAGTTTATATACTCGTCTGTGACCTTATGGGATGAGATAAGTGCCTTAGGTCTAAAATCGAAAGCGCTGCTTATTTTCagtaagattttttcttttttttatttcctatttcctttgttttatgcTATCAGACTGTATTCTCAGGAGTAGAATTTCctgtaaaaatgcataaaataaatacaataaagatgGTAACTATGATAAAGTTGaaaaacttatatacatagagataacgATGTGtccgtacacatatatacatgcatgtacatatatatatagacccgccaactctctctctatatatatatacatagccataGGTATAGATGTGTACATGTttttcacatacataaatacataatattacccgatgtaaaaaatatatatacacatttttatgtgcacacacgtatacatacatatataaatataagtatatgatatatatagatagataatatatagaatgcatgttacatatatccatttaattatgcatttatgtatagatatatatgtatatatatatatatatttatatatatatatatatatatatatatatatatacacacgctcacacacacaaatatacattcatatatacacatatacgtgcgtgcgtgtgtgtgtgtgtgtgtgtgtgtgtgtgtgtgtgtgtgtgtgtgtgtgagtgtgtgtgtgcatgtctacttatttatgtattgatattgGTGTGCATtcgtaatatatattctatatatatgtacacacaagcacacacacacctacgcacgcatgcacgcaccaatgcaagcacgcacacatgcagatacactcactcatatatatatatatatatatatatatatatatataaacacacatatgagttattaatatgtgtgtctgtgtgcatacacatatacacatgtgcatacacacacacacatatacatatgttagtgtatgtatatatacatatttatgtatgtgtatgtatatattttttaatgtatgttaacATGACTAATGTTATCCATGATAACAGTAGCACTTCCGATAATGTTATAACTGCGAGGGTAATTACAACAAATTTAAAGTATAACCATAGTTACTTAGGGGCATTAATACAAACATCAGGTTGAGTGTTTCTGCAGTTACATGTATTATTTGTGTACAAAGGTGtactgtatgtttttttctttagtatcCTAGTATTACTATGTACtttttgagataaaaaataaacatcttgAACAGATTTCTTTTTATTAGAAAGTGATCCAGCAATGCTAATACAGACCTGAAAATTCAGTGCTTTAGTTAGGTTTAGAGAGATTTAACGTCTTGTTTACAGCTAAATAAGCAACAGGCTTAACCTCACTACAATGCGGCGATGAAATCTGGATTTAATGTAGTAGGATGGCATCAGTCGTACTGCAAGTCCCACACCAAAGTTATTCAAATTTCGTCCACAACCAACCACGGACACTAATAACTATATATccccctattatttttttactagctttattgttattgttgtatggCGCAGTGATagtgatctcgtctagcaatcttgttaACCTCGTTCAAATCCTTCGAATTGAATGATAACACCAGTCTTTTCTTACACATAGACAGCATGTAATggtaagaaatggaataaaactaaattattaactaattataattaaaattatatttgtattttcatcacaATGAATAAATTCTATTATATTGTCAAATATACtttaactattataatattttggaaATTCCTCTTATactttcattattgatatcagttTAGAAGTATTGTTGTCCGTCGTTAATATCACTAtcaattaatattagcattagcattataggGCACAAAGAGTAACGTTACATCAAAGCAGAACAGACACCAGGTAACGTGTTATCCATGGATGATCAATAGGatggtatcaaaattctcatgCATATTAGCTTTCCATTGATTCTATTAGATAAACATCTCTTAGTGAAACAGAAATTCACAAATCTCATTTTCCCAGTTCATTATTGAACACTAACACTCTTTATCGGCTAAATCAACCAAGTCCTCTCATTCTTAGTAATACGGTAAAGTGGTAAGAGGAACATGTCTGTAGTTCCTTCGAGGTATGAGGTGGATGGTTCTATTCGCTTCAGTAGCCCCTTGTA contains:
- the LOC119599070 gene encoding uncharacterized protein LOC119599070, which codes for MKYLAFVLLAATVCASEVEKREAEPSYGYRSRYTIPSYTVYNTHQIYKRYAEPSYRHGHVRHFSVPVGYTHSVRSYHKRSADPEADAEPSVAYSSTTYTPVAPVYAPYSVHGYHKRSAEADASHGISHGIYSHTPITYGGHSNHGLYKRFADPEAEASTGYYSTPVYGPVVSYGHHIYRRSAHPSTPYTPVHYRPVSLYQTRYY